The nucleotide sequence CAATGTGCACAAGGCTGATAGGTCACAAGTTAGGACTCACAGCAATAATTACACGAGAAGAGACCACTCTTTCCACAGAATTAATTGCATCTTTCGTTATTTATCGAACTGGTTTCCCTTGGGTTCTTTTGTATTTCCCTGTCCATGGGAAATAATTTTCACTTTATTGACAATGAGAACTGCTCAATTTTTGAGGATTAATTTTAAATCGCCTCGATTTCGGCTCTAAAACCAATACTTCCAGTATTTGTCAGAGTCCAGGTAAAATTGCGATAAATTCCTCTGCATACTTTCAAACAACTTGCTATTCTACTTATTTAGCTACAATACAAGCTAAATAGCCAATGATTTATAACGGTTTAACTTTTAACTTTAGTGTTACATCTGACTTCACGAATGGTTCCATTTCAGCAGGATTGGTAAATCACAGACTTGTGTGTAGGAATAGGCACAGCACCTTAGCTGACACAACAACGTGGGGAAGGACAGTCTACACagaagggacaattttcagagaaATCTTTAACTGAGGCCTGCCTGCTCGCTCAAGTCAACATGAGATTGAGAAAAAGCACTATTTATAGTGGAAGAAAGTTAGCACATCACACGGACATCATAAAAATAAACTTGATGCACATCATCAGATTCTGCCCATGTTAGTTATAATGATATATAataggtgtgtgtgcgtgtgtgttaggGAGTCAGGCAGCAGGTAAGCATTAGCAACCAAGTTACAGGTGAGGATACGCATGTTTCAGAACCATGTACATGTGGAAAAAAACATCCAGCCCTGGTAATTAAATCCTGGATAGGGCAATGGTTCTGGGGCACGGGTCCCTGTCTGAGACATGAATCTCAATAGTAGAGAGGTGATTTGTGTGGGATGTCAGTCTGTGATGTACAGATACAATGTATAACTTGAGAGCAGGAGACAGCTACACCAGCCTCAACCTCGTTGAAAATCACCGCCAGTCCCCCACCTATCCCAATGACCTTTCAGCTCTTTCTCATCCAGAATCTATCCAGTCCCGCTTTAAAATGTTCCAAAATGTGTGGGCGTTACAAAGATTCACACCCTCTgagggaacaaaaaaaaaaacaaacaagtttTAGATTCTCCATGACAGGAGatccctctccatatccactctgacCAGAGTCCTCAACTTTCCCTGGCGCACTGAAACATCACAAGCTCAGCTGTGCTAACCATCACCCACGTCCTGGGACTGGTCCTCCAAGCCTTCCTTCACCCGGGGagagcctgcccccccccccatccattgtCAACCTGAGTCACAAAACCtagcacaacacaggaacaggcccttcggccacaatgtctgtgtcaagtaAAACTAATATCCTCTGGCAATTTGTGAACtgcatccctccattctctcttaaataccactatcatagcTGCCTCCACTGCAACTTATTTCAACTTTgcaccactcaccttaaagctatagccTCTGgtattcaatatttcctcatgGGAAAAAGATGCATACTGTCTATcaaagcctctcataattgtttATACTTCTACCACTTCTCAacctccgacactccagagaaaacaatctaagtttgtccaagaTCCGATCCCAAAGAATCTTCTCAAATGCCGAGTCTTCACCATCCCGTGagacccaacgtttaagaaacagttagacaggtacatggataagacacgtttggagggacatggactagtaggtggggctagtgtagctgggacatgttggcaagtgtgggcaagttatgccgaagggcctgtttccacactgtatcgctatgACGAGGCCAGCCTCTCCCCATACCGAATGTGCGGGAAACCACCCATCACACTGACATCTTTCCCTACACAAGCAGGCCAACACTGCTGCACCTCCATGTTTGCAGTGTGCGGGGGAAGGAGGTCGGAGGGTAGTGGCAGGGATGGTCGGAGGCTGCAAGGTCCGGGGATTAAGTGCGTGGGTCCGGGGGATAAGTGCGGGATCCGGGGGGTTATGGGGTCGGAGGGTAGTGGCGGGGGTCGTTAAGGGCTGGGGTCCGGGGGGTTAAGGGCTGGGGTCCGGGGGTCCGGGGGTCGAGGCTGGGCTCCACACTCACCAACAGGTAACTGGGCTGCTGCAGAGGCAGAGCCGACATGGTTCCCACCGCGCTCCCGCTTCAATCTCCCGCGTCATCAGCCCGCGCCGGCGACGAGGTCAGCGGGAGAGGTCGGATTGGAGGAGGCGGAATGAGAGCCCGGCTCTGAATGGACAGAATGGGGCAGGACAAATGAAATGGAGAAGCTGATTGGAGATTAGAGAAGAGGCGGGACTACATTTACACGTTGAGGGCGGAGCTGCATGTTGAGGCGGGGCTACGCGATGAGGCGGGGCTACGTGATggggggtgtaagctgccaaagcaaaataagaggtgctgttcctccaaattgcatttGGCAAATGGAGGAACAAGCAGAGGTGCTTGGCCTCACTGCCTCTAGCCCATCACTGCGGTAAAGGCCTCTGATAGGTTTTTTGACGCTGAACAATGAGACCAGAACCTTGGGTGTTGAATTAATCaagagtttatttgtcatatgtatcaGATAGAaaccagaacaattaaattcgtaCAGCTGCAGCTTCACAGACACATTAACCGCAACGTCACAacaataaatatgcaataaattatcagttactcTAAAGTAATCTAGACATGGCAGTGCAAACGTTCGACACTGGAAACAAAGCAGACGCCAGGCTGACCTCCCAGAGTTGCACTGAGAGACTGCCACACAGTCAGAGGATCTGTCCCTCAATGATATATTAACCCAAGAGTTTGGCTGGGTTGATGTGGGATGATGCAATGTTGGGGTTACACCTGCACAGATTCCCCCAGGAAGGGTTTATCAGCCTCGCTATTTCCAACCTGCCGAACCCAAAACCCGACACATCAAAATATTTTCCACATCATTAGGTACTCTGTGTGACAAAGGTGGCCTCTGAACATTCAAACCTAAATTTTTAACTTAGGAGAATTGTGCACGACGTTTAAAACACaggtttaaataaataaataaacgtgGACAAAGCATACAATTGGGGACTGGTCTGGCCATGGGCACGAGTGAGGTGTGCCTGCATGGAGTGTGTATACCTGTTGAAGCCCAGAACTGAGCTGACCACTACATATCCCCATCTCTCACTGTCGTGGGTACAAGTAAACGGAAACCACAAGCTAAAGATGctggtgtgtaagaaagaactgcaggtgctggtttaaattgaagatagacacaaaatgctggagtaactcagagggtgaggcagcatccctggagagaaggaatgggcgacgtttcaggtcgagacccttcttcaggctgatgtcaggggagggggcagtacaaagatagaatgtagtcagagacagtaagaaaagtgggagaacagggaaggggaaggggatggagagagaaagcaagggctatctgaagttagagaagtcaatgttcatactgctgtggtgtaaactacccaagcaaaatatgaagtgctgttcctccaatttgcgctgggcgtcattctgacaatggaggaggtccaggacagaaaggtcagattggaaatgggaggaggagttgaagtgctgagccatcaggagattaggtaggttaagacagactgagtggaggtgttcagtgaaacgatctttcacttgtgtttggtctcgccgatgtagagaagttgacacctggaacagcggatacagtagatgaggttggaggaggtgcaagtgaacctctgcctcacctggaaagagtgtttgggtccttggatggtggaggtaaaggaacaggtgttgcatctcctgtgtttgcagggtaaagtacctggggagaaggtggtttgggtgggaagggacgatttGATCAGGGAGATTCAGAAGAAACGGTCCCTGTGGAATGCAGaaagggggtggaggtgggaagatgtggccagtagtgggatcccgttggaggtggtgaaaatgttggaagattacatgctgtatgcgatggctgatggggtggaaggtgaggacaagtggaactgtccctgttgtgactggggtgaggggggagcaagagcggagctgcgggatatcgaggagactctagtgagagcctcatctataatggaagaggggaaccctcgtttccgaaagaatgaggacatctcagatgcccttgtatggaacacctcatactgggcccagatgcggcgtagacagaggaattgggagtaggggatagagtctttacaggaagtagggtgggaagaactATAGCCAAGtcagtgggagtcagtaggtttgtagtaagacggtgagatctagaaatggtaggaagatgtcagagatggtccaagtgaattttagtgcaggatggaaattagtggtgaaattgatgaagtcagtgagttctgcatgggtgcaggtagCATTAATGCAGTCGTCagtgtagcagaggtagagttcagggatagggccagtgtacgcttggaacagggattgttcagcgtaccctacaaagaggcaggcatagctagggcccatgcgagtgcccatagctacgccttggttctggaggaagtgggaggagtcgaaggagttGAGGGTAAGGCGCAGCTCTGCTAGGTGAAGGAGACGGAAATTGGATTTTGGATGGTGCTGGTAACGCCTGGCTGATGAGCTCGGAGTGCTGGAGGCAGGAGGCAGGAGTGCAGGAGGCAGGAATCACTGCTACGGATATTAGACACTTCCCCATTGGGCAAGAAGAGATCACGGTTGCACGACAGAGTGGGAGCAGAGAACACATCTGGGTGAACACAGCTGTtattacacacacgcacgcacacacatgcaggaGATGTTCACGGCCGCTGGCCACAATGGTTCCACCATGAGGAAGGGTGCATCCCCTCCATCCACACAACAGGTCTACAGTGCCCAGCCCACTGGATCATCCTTGCATCTCCTCCTTGTAGTTTCCAAAGTCGTATACAGGGAGTGTCTGGGTAAGGTGCAGAGGGAAGCAGATTCTTGTTTAAATTTGTGCCCTACCCATATCCTGTGGATGCTCCCTCAGCTCACGGCCCTGATGTTTTTAGACCTTGGCAAGACTTTTAATCAAAGTCAATAtctgtcttccttttttattAAAGAGAGCCAATGGAATTGGCAATTAAGGGAATTTCTTCTGCTTTGTGTCAGTGACCTAACCCTGCTCGTAGGAGACCCATTGCTGAGACGAGCTTCACTCCAacaatgtgggggggaggggggggggggaggggaaataggGGGGCTTGGACAGGCAATGGCAGCTTGGTTGGCCAGGGTGATCCAGAGCTTCAGTGTCCTCGTTCCCGAGCATGTTTCTCAGATCCTTGTCTGAGCACAACGTGCACCAGTCACCGCTGACAGTATTGCTGAGCTCCAGCTTCCCTCTGTAGCACCTGCCAATGGTTGTCATCTCCCTCTCGGGACGGAGTACCCTCGCCCGGCACTGCCCCTTGGGATTGGCTGAAACCCGGCTCCTCCTCTTGGGATTGGGTAATCTCACTCGGCCCCACCTCTTGGGATTGGCTGACCCCCGGCTCCTTCCCTTGGGATTGGCTGATCCTCAGCTCCTCTCTAGGTTGGGCGACCCCTCCTGGCTCTTCCTCCTGTGATTGGGTGATCCCCGGCCCCTGCTCTTGGGATTGAGTGACCCCTAGCTTCTCCTCCTGTGATTGGCTGATCCCCGGCCCCTGCTCCCGGCGTGGGGCGGCCCCCGGCTCCACCTCGGGCTCGGCGACCTGGCCCTCCGTGTGCTCCTGGATGGTGGGCAGGGCCCCCTGCAGACTGCAGCGCCGCCTTAGCCCCACCAGCAGCGGCTGGGGCATGGAGCAGATGTCCGTGTTGTTGCCCAGATCCACCCAGGAGAGCGCGGGGAACACGTTGGGCTCCTTGATCATATCCGTCATGTCCTTGAGGATGAGCTTGGTCAGCCGGTTTCCGTTCAGAGCCAGGTTGGTGAGCCTGGGCAGGCCTGCCAGGAAGGGCAGCAGGAACTGCAGGTTGCCATCCGTCATCTCGGTGAAGCTCAGGTCAATGGAGGTGAGGCGGTCCCTCTGGAGCTGCAAGTGGTAGGCCACGCGCTGCACATCCCTGGGCGGGAGCGGCATTCCTGACAGATCCAAGGAGTCATCGGCAATTTTCTTCTGCAGCGCAGATTTTAAGCTGCAAGGAAGATAGACAGTTTATTTCATTGATTATACATGTAATCAACCTGTCCTCCCCAAACACGGCATCCACCAGGAGAGCACGATCCTGACACAGGAGGGGATGCTGCTTAATGATCCAATCATTAATGGGATTAAATCATTCAGGGAAGGAACAAAGCAGGACTCGGCATGGGGGGGATCGCTGTAAGGGTttcactcttgctccccctccctccagtcgCAACAGGGTcagtccccttgtcctcaccttccaccccatcagccgtcgcatacagcacataatcctccaacatttttgtcgccaccaacggaatcccaccactagccacatcttcgcatctccacccctttccccgttccgcagagaccgttccctccgcaactccctggttaactcgtcccttcccacccaaaccactccctccccaggtactttcccctgcaaccgcaggagatgcaacacttgtccctatacctcgactccgtccaaggaccccgaccgtcttttcaggtgaggcagatgttcacttgtACCCCCTCCAAGCTAATCTATTGCATGCGCTGTTCCAGATGTGAACTCCTATATCGgccagaccaagcgcaggctcggcgatcgtttcactgaacacctccgctcaatccgcctaaacctacctgatctcccggttgctaaactctataattccccctcccattcccacactgacctttctgtcctgggcctcctccaatgttaccttctcctagctaacaatgatctattctacattctccttgatctccatccactttgtctcattttcacgccttatacttccttatctccctcttgatactccagcattttgagtctatcaccagaaagacaaaatatgattacaatcgagccattggaTGAGTGAGTGGAAGGGACGAGGGATCATCTCTGGTGAGATGAGGTCAGGGTGATGATGCCCTCCAGTTGATGAGGGTGGTtggagaggggaagaaagaaCAAGCTGGTGATAGATCAAAGAGGGGATTTAGAAAGCAAGGGAAacaaattctctctctctctcaaacttCCT is from Leucoraja erinacea ecotype New England chromosome 25, Leri_hhj_1, whole genome shotgun sequence and encodes:
- the LOC129709501 gene encoding leucine-rich repeat-containing protein 75B-like, yielding MGSRLTRGGGAASPREERPRSASVQGVDRWPGVRGRDSALAALLLRPERLLSPKRVPAPYVRRVSWIREIQALLREHRAEQAVALLGLLRKDLGLEGTSLNDMLYKHTAFLNLVDPISHDLLMSLARDIHCPKKELESLKSAEKLCRQLIYHLTPHSKWQRQSMSRRSQACLKSALQKKIADDSLDLSGMPLPPRDVQRVAYHLQLQRDRLTSIDLSFTEMTDGNLQFLLPFLAGLPRLTNLALNGNRLTKLILKDMTDMIKEPNVFPALSWVDLGNNTDICSMPQPLLVGLRRRCSLQGALPTIQEHTEGQVAEPEVEPGAAPRREQGPGISQSQEEKLGVTQSQEQGPGITQSQEEEPGGVAQPREELRISQSQGKEPGVSQSQEVGPSEITQSQEEEPGFSQSQGAVPGEGTPSREGDDNHWQVLQREAGAQQYCQR